A single region of the Neomonachus schauinslandi chromosome 3, ASM220157v2, whole genome shotgun sequence genome encodes:
- the COPS9 gene encoding COP9 signalosome complex subunit 9, producing MKPAVDEMFPEGAGPYVDLDEAGGSTGLLMDLAANEKAVHADFFNDFEDLFDDDDIQ from the exons ATGAAGCCGGCAGTAGACGAGATGTTCCCGGAGGGCGCCGGGCCCTACGTGGACCTGGACGAG GCAGGAGGCAGCACGGGGCTCCTGATGGACTTGGCAGCCAACGAGAAGGCAGTTCATGCAGACTTTTTTAATG ATTTTGAAGATCtgtttgatgatgatgatatccAGTGA